A window from Lampris incognitus isolate fLamInc1 chromosome 5, fLamInc1.hap2, whole genome shotgun sequence encodes these proteins:
- the LOC130112938 gene encoding histone H2B-like — translation MYVVLSHIAITISAPAKVPPKKGSKKDVTKAAGKGGKKRRKSRKVSYAFYMYRVLKKVHPNTGISSKAMGIMNSFINDIFECIAGETSRLAHYNKRSTTITSREIQTAVCLLLPGDSYHARRV, via the coding sequence ATGTATGTTGTCCTCAGCCATATTGCAATCACAATTTCTGCTCCAGCCAAGGTCCCGCCCAAGAAAGGCTCCAAGAAAGATGTTACCAAGGCCGCAGGAAAAGGCGGAAAGAAGCGCAGAAAGTCCAGGAAGGTGAGCTATGCCTTCTACATGTACAGGGTCCTGAAGAAGGTCCACCCCAACACTGGTATTTCCTCGAAGGCCATGGGCATCATGAATTCCTTCATCAACGACATCTTTGAGTGCATCGCTGGTGAGACTTCTCGTCTGGCGCATTACAACAAACGCTCTACCACTATCACCTCCAGGGAGATCCAGACCGCTGTCTGCCTGCTGCTCCCTGGTGATTCCTACCACGCACGCCGTGTCTGA